The following proteins are co-located in the Anser cygnoides isolate HZ-2024a breed goose chromosome 2, Taihu_goose_T2T_genome, whole genome shotgun sequence genome:
- the BMI1 gene encoding polycomb complex protein BMI-1 isoform X2: protein MELSAAAQGGWRLLGDPRRLPRRAYAALLRAAFRGLLQPPGGLGERGGGGEGNDPDLQDIDPAVLKQCHAAAATCILEAGRQRADVAAISTCLEDCKLDKERIEQFCTEYQKNKDALEILLGSIGRSPLHITDVSWRLEYQIKTNQLHKTYQPSYLVTLNVESDSGSHPDVSFSCTMEQLQDLVGKLKDAAKSLERATQM, encoded by the exons ATGGAGCTGTCGGCGGCCGCGCAGGGCGGGTGGCGGCTGCTGGGCGacccccgccgcctcccccgccgCGCCTACGCCGCGCTGCTGCGCGCCGCCTTCCGcggcctcctgcagccccccggcggCCTGGGTGAGCGCGGCGGAGGGGGTGAAGGGA ACGATCCAGACCTGCAAGATATCGACCCGGCGGTGCTGAAGCAGTGCCACGCCGCAGCCGCGACGTGCATTCTggaggcaggaaggcagagagcCGACGTGGCTGCCATCAG CACGTGCCTGGAAGACTGTAAATTGGATAAAGAGAGAATCGAGCAGTTTTGCACCGAATATCAG aaaaacaaggatGCCTTGGAAATCCTGTTGGGAAG CATAGGCAGATCTCCCCTCCACATAACTGATGTGTCTTGGCGCTTGGAGTATCAGATCAAG ACCAATCAACTTCATAAAACTTACCAGCCTTCCTATTTGGTGACCTTAAACGTGGAG aGTGATTCAGGATCGCACCCAGATGTTAGTTTTAGTTGCACGATGGAGCAATTGCAG GATTTAGTGGGAAAACTAAAAGATGCTGCAAAGAGTCTAGAAAGAGCGACTCAGATGTGA
- the BMI1 gene encoding polycomb complex protein BMI-1 isoform X3, producing the protein MELSAAAQGGWRLLGDPRRLPRRAYAALLRAAFRGLLQPPGGLDDPDLQDIDPAVLKQCHAAAATCILEAGRQRADVAAISTCLEDCKLDKERIEQFCTEYQKNKDALEILLGSIGRSPLHITDVSWRLEYQIKTNQLHKTYQPSYLVTLNVESDSGSHPDVSFSCTMEQLQDLVGKLKDAAKSLERATQM; encoded by the exons ATGGAGCTGTCGGCGGCCGCGCAGGGCGGGTGGCGGCTGCTGGGCGacccccgccgcctcccccgccgCGCCTACGCCGCGCTGCTGCGCGCCGCCTTCCGcggcctcctgcagccccccggcggCCTGG ACGATCCAGACCTGCAAGATATCGACCCGGCGGTGCTGAAGCAGTGCCACGCCGCAGCCGCGACGTGCATTCTggaggcaggaaggcagagagcCGACGTGGCTGCCATCAG CACGTGCCTGGAAGACTGTAAATTGGATAAAGAGAGAATCGAGCAGTTTTGCACCGAATATCAG aaaaacaaggatGCCTTGGAAATCCTGTTGGGAAG CATAGGCAGATCTCCCCTCCACATAACTGATGTGTCTTGGCGCTTGGAGTATCAGATCAAG ACCAATCAACTTCATAAAACTTACCAGCCTTCCTATTTGGTGACCTTAAACGTGGAG aGTGATTCAGGATCGCACCCAGATGTTAGTTTTAGTTGCACGATGGAGCAATTGCAG GATTTAGTGGGAAAACTAAAAGATGCTGCAAAGAGTCTAGAAAGAGCGACTCAGATGTGA